In one window of Desulforhabdus amnigena DNA:
- a CDS encoding arsenosugar biosynthesis-associated peroxidase-like protein — translation MESYYDPGDLARFPEIGEDASELSGKFFEYYAAVFAEGLLSEREKALIALAVAHTVQCPYCIDAYTQGCLEKGSNLGEMTEAIHVATAIRGGASLVHGIQMRRIAKKISM, via the coding sequence ATGGAGTCCTATTACGATCCTGGCGACCTGGCGAGGTTTCCGGAAATCGGAGAAGACGCATCCGAGTTGTCAGGCAAGTTCTTCGAATATTATGCAGCAGTGTTTGCTGAAGGGCTGCTCAGTGAGAGGGAAAAGGCCCTCATCGCCCTGGCAGTAGCTCACACTGTCCAATGTCCCTACTGCATCGACGCGTATACGCAAGGCTGTCTGGAGAAAGGATCCAACCTTGGAGAAATGACCGAAGCCATCCATGTAGCAACCGCAATACGCGGCGGTGCTTCGCTGGTACATGGTATCCAGATGCGGAGGATCGCAAAGAAGATATCCATGTGA